TCAAGGAAGCATCCCTTTGAAAGGGGTATTCATCTCATTTGAGGGCATCGAAGGGACAGGGAAGACAACGCAGGCACGACTCCTTGCCGGCCATCTCTCGGACAGAGGATACGCCACGGTTCTGACGGAGGAGCCAGGCGGCACGCCGATCGGTTTGAGGATCAGGGAGGTACTCCTTAAGGTCGAACATAGAGAGATGCACCATATGACCGAGCTTCTCCTCTACAATGCATCCCGCTGCCAGCACATCCATGAAGTGGTCCTGCCGGCGGTCAATTCCGGCAGGATCGTTCTTACCGACCGCTTCACCGATTCGACGATTGCCTATCAAGGCTATGGCAGGGGCATTGATCTCAGCGTTATCGATGCCCTGGACAGGACCGCGACGGGCGGCTTGAAACCCGATCTCACCCTGTTGCTCGATCTCGATGTGGCAACAGGCCT
Above is a genomic segment from Thermodesulfovibrionales bacterium containing:
- the tmk gene encoding dTMP kinase → MKGVFISFEGIEGTGKTTQARLLAGHLSDRGYATVLTEEPGGTPIGLRIREVLLKVEHREMHHMTELLLYNASRCQHIHEVVLPAVNSGRIVLTDRFTDSTIAYQGYGRGIDLSVIDALDRTATGGLKPDLTLLLDLDVATGLKRNRGANKIDRLELEDIEFHTRVRAGYHKLSHKEPERIRLIDASGSIEEIQQEIIIMVDDFLKKGATGSSVN